From Acidobacteriota bacterium, the proteins below share one genomic window:
- a CDS encoding YdeI/OmpD-associated family protein yields the protein MECFFESAAGWRDWLEKHHASERVVWLIFYKAHTGRVSLRYEEALDEALCYGWIDSIIKRIDDERYCQKFTPRTNTLRWSDANVVRMRRLIAEGRMTDIGLSKVGDPSILEQDPPPRADVPADDPPDFIREAFEAEPAAGTAFGALTPGRRRLYLRWVLDARRDETRRKRLQELIGLLKEGKPLSMK from the coding sequence ATGGAATGCTTCTTCGAATCCGCGGCCGGGTGGCGGGACTGGCTGGAGAAGCACCACGCGTCGGAACGAGTGGTCTGGCTGATTTTCTACAAGGCCCACACCGGACGGGTCTCCCTCCGCTATGAAGAGGCCCTGGACGAGGCCCTTTGTTACGGTTGGATCGACAGCATCATCAAGCGGATTGATGACGAACGCTACTGTCAGAAGTTCACGCCGCGGACGAACACCCTCCGGTGGTCCGATGCCAACGTTGTCCGGATGCGCCGACTGATCGCCGAGGGCCGCATGACCGACATCGGGCTCTCCAAGGTGGGAGACCCGTCCATCCTGGAGCAGGACCCGCCCCCGCGCGCCGATGTCCCCGCTGACGATCCCCCCGATTTCATCCGGGAAGCCTTCGAGGCCGAACCGGCGGCGGGCACCGCCTTTGGGGCGCTCACCCCGGGCCGTCGTCGCCTTTACCTGCGCTGGGTCCTGGACGCCAGGCGCGACGAAACCCGCCGCAAGCGCCTCCAGGAACTCATCGGCCTGCTGAAGGAAGGGAAACCGCTGTCGATGAAGTGA
- the metG gene encoding methionine--tRNA ligase has protein sequence MDNPKPIIVTSALPYANGPIHLGHLVEYIQTDVYVRALRLMGEDVVYCCADDTHGTPIEVNAAKLGVTPEALVEKVWHEHRKDFAEFQIRFDNFYSTNSPENKECADLIYSRLRDNGDIYTKEVDLTHCARCNRFLPDRFVKGTCPRCGAPDQYGDNCERCNATYNPTDLVSPSCVICGTPPGHRTSRHFFFKLANYADRLRAWLTGNENLQPEIRNYILHWVDEGLKDWDISRDAPYFGFPILGETDKYYYVWLDAPIGYIASCRNLCLRTGRDWESYWVGDRARVIHFIGKDIIYFHFLFWPAMLMGAGFNVPENIHVHGFLTVNGEKMSKSRGTYLTARDYLEKLDPAFLRYYYAANLSPKLADIDLDLEDFRKKVNAELIGNFANFANRTLTFLQKNFDGRTAEGDPGEPDLQKDVLERVERVKAAYRKTDFRLAVREILEIGDLGNRYFQAKAPWALLKTDRAEAHRVVSFTVNLVRILGILFKPVVPVLCTELERQLGLPHQVFADARFDLLGHEIGSPAPLIPRLESVELVKADPFAAVDLRVGKIVEVGSHPKADKLVVMQVDLGTGKRQLCAGIRTFYTDGELLGKHIVVVANLKPAKLRGMESQGMLLAASSETALGVLTTEALPGTPVRPKGVPFDGTPQIEITDFQKVTLRSEGGKPLYGDLLLLAGDAPVVVDRGVDGGIK, from the coding sequence ATGGATAATCCCAAGCCCATCATCGTCACCAGCGCCCTGCCCTACGCCAACGGGCCGATCCACCTGGGCCACCTGGTGGAGTACATCCAGACCGACGTCTACGTGCGCGCCCTGCGCCTCATGGGCGAGGACGTCGTCTACTGCTGCGCCGACGACACCCACGGCACGCCCATCGAGGTGAACGCCGCGAAGCTGGGCGTGACCCCCGAGGCCCTCGTCGAGAAGGTGTGGCACGAACACCGGAAGGATTTCGCCGAGTTCCAGATCCGCTTCGACAACTTCTACAGCACCAACAGCCCCGAGAACAAGGAGTGCGCCGACCTCATCTACTCCCGGCTCCGGGACAACGGCGACATCTACACCAAGGAAGTGGACCTCACCCACTGCGCCCGCTGCAACCGCTTCCTCCCCGACCGCTTCGTGAAGGGCACCTGCCCGCGCTGCGGCGCGCCCGACCAGTACGGCGACAACTGCGAACGGTGCAACGCCACCTACAACCCCACCGACCTGGTGTCCCCCTCCTGCGTCATCTGCGGGACCCCCCCGGGGCACAGGACGTCCCGCCACTTCTTCTTCAAGCTGGCCAACTACGCCGACCGCCTCCGGGCCTGGCTGACGGGGAACGAGAACCTCCAGCCCGAGATCCGCAACTACATCCTCCACTGGGTGGACGAGGGGCTCAAGGACTGGGACATCTCCCGGGACGCCCCCTACTTCGGCTTCCCCATCCTGGGCGAGACCGACAAGTACTACTACGTCTGGCTCGACGCCCCCATCGGCTACATCGCCTCCTGCCGCAACCTCTGCCTGCGCACCGGGCGCGACTGGGAGTCGTACTGGGTCGGCGACCGGGCCCGCGTCATCCACTTCATCGGCAAGGACATCATCTACTTCCACTTCCTCTTCTGGCCCGCCATGCTCATGGGGGCCGGCTTCAACGTCCCCGAGAACATCCACGTCCACGGGTTCCTCACCGTCAACGGCGAGAAGATGTCCAAGAGCCGGGGGACCTACCTCACGGCCCGCGACTACCTGGAGAAGCTCGACCCGGCGTTTTTGCGCTACTACTACGCCGCCAACCTGTCGCCCAAGCTGGCCGACATCGACCTGGACCTGGAGGATTTCCGGAAGAAGGTCAACGCGGAGTTGATCGGTAACTTCGCCAACTTCGCCAACCGCACCCTCACCTTCCTTCAGAAGAACTTCGACGGGCGCACCGCGGAAGGCGACCCCGGGGAACCGGACCTGCAAAAGGACGTCCTGGAGCGGGTCGAGCGCGTGAAAGCGGCCTACCGGAAGACGGACTTCCGCCTCGCCGTCCGGGAGATCCTGGAGATCGGGGACCTCGGGAACCGCTACTTCCAGGCGAAGGCCCCCTGGGCCCTTCTCAAGACCGACCGTGCCGAAGCCCACCGGGTGGTCTCCTTCACCGTCAACCTGGTCCGGATCCTCGGGATCCTCTTCAAACCGGTGGTCCCCGTTCTCTGCACCGAACTGGAGCGCCAGCTGGGCCTGCCTCACCAGGTCTTTGCCGACGCCCGCTTCGACCTGCTCGGCCACGAGATCGGGTCCCCGGCGCCCCTGATCCCCCGCCTGGAGAGCGTGGAACTCGTCAAGGCCGACCCCTTCGCCGCCGTGGACCTTCGCGTGGGGAAGATCGTGGAGGTGGGCTCCCACCCCAAGGCGGACAAGCTGGTGGTCATGCAGGTGGACCTCGGCACGGGGAAACGCCAGCTCTGCGCCGGGATTCGCACGTTCTACACCGATGGGGAACTCCTCGGCAAGCACATCGTGGTGGTGGCCAACCTCAAGCCCGCCAAGCTCCGCGGCATGGAGAGCCAGGGGATGCTCCTGGCCGCCTCCAGCGAGACCGCCCTGGGCGTGCTGACCACGGAGGCCCTCCCGGGAACCCCGGTCCGCCCGAAGGGGGTCCCCTTCGACGGGACGCCCCAGATCGAGATCACCGACTTCCAGAAGGTAACCCTGCGCTCGGAAGGCGGCAAGCCCCTCTACGGCGACCTCCTGCTCCTGGCGGGTGATGCCCCCGTGGTTGTCGATCGCGGGGTGGACGGGGGGATAAAGTAG
- a CDS encoding glycosyltransferase family 4 protein, with the protein MLPHDTKPGRDLRVLMVSTERGWRGGERMLASLVSELPGGVDAVTTCPPGSPLAQRLEAAGKAVEPLDARGPLDLAALRRLRRLAVSGGFDLVHAHTSHAHALALPALVRTGIPLAVTRHVAFPVKRLSRWKYRAVRRFAAVSAFVRDTLVRGGVRPARVDVIPNGIKLFPLPEDRDTHRSSLGIAPAELAVVSAGHFSAEKNHRLLLEAWAAVAPRHPSARLRLAGEGPLEGSLRALVRDRDLPRVVFEGYREDLPALLRAADLYVSSSDSEGQGLSVMEAMAAGLPVAATRAGGVLDLVADGETGILVPVGDARALASALDALLEDAERRAALGRAGRARAERDFGLHRMASAYRDFYLRALERN; encoded by the coding sequence ATGCTCCCTCACGACACCAAACCCGGCCGGGACCTCCGCGTGCTCATGGTGAGCACCGAGCGGGGGTGGCGCGGCGGTGAGCGGATGCTGGCCTCCCTGGTGTCGGAGTTGCCCGGCGGCGTGGACGCCGTCACCACCTGCCCGCCGGGGTCCCCGCTGGCCCAAAGGCTCGAGGCCGCGGGGAAGGCGGTCGAGCCCCTGGACGCCCGGGGTCCTCTCGACCTTGCTGCCCTTCGCCGCCTGCGCCGCCTGGCCGTTTCGGGAGGTTTCGACCTCGTTCACGCCCACACCTCCCACGCCCACGCCCTGGCCCTGCCGGCCCTCGTCCGGACCGGCATCCCCCTGGCGGTGACCCGGCACGTGGCCTTCCCCGTCAAGCGCCTCTCCCGGTGGAAGTACCGGGCGGTCCGCCGCTTCGCCGCCGTCTCCGCTTTCGTGCGGGACACCCTCGTCCGGGGCGGCGTGCGACCGGCCCGGGTGGACGTTATCCCCAACGGCATCAAGCTCTTCCCCCTGCCAGAAGACCGGGACACTCACCGTTCGTCCCTGGGGATCGCCCCCGCCGAACTCGCGGTGGTGAGCGCCGGTCACTTCTCGGCGGAGAAGAACCACCGCCTCCTCCTCGAGGCCTGGGCGGCCGTGGCGCCCCGCCACCCCTCGGCCCGTCTTCGTCTGGCGGGGGAAGGCCCGCTGGAGGGGTCGCTCCGGGCGCTCGTCCGGGATCGGGACCTTCCGCGGGTCGTCTTCGAGGGCTACCGGGAGGACCTCCCCGCCCTGCTCCGGGCCGCCGACCTCTACGTGTCGTCCTCCGACAGCGAGGGGCAGGGCCTCTCCGTCATGGAGGCCATGGCGGCGGGGCTTCCCGTGGCCGCCACCCGGGCGGGGGGCGTCCTGGACCTCGTGGCGGACGGGGAGACGGGGATCCTGGTTCCCGTCGGCGACGCACGCGCCCTGGCGTCGGCCCTGGACGCGCTCCTCGAGGATGCGGAGCGCCGGGCCGCCCTGGGCCGGGCCGGCCGCGCCCGGGCGGAGCGGGACTTCGGGCTCCACCGCATGGCCTCCGCCTACCGGGACTTCTACCTCCGCGCCCTCGAACGGAACTGA
- a CDS encoding type II toxin-antitoxin system HicA family toxin has translation MKYSELQKKPLRLGCHLTRYGAGSHEIWRNPKTGRQVPIPYHSTRDIGPSLISRILKELHISRKEFEDA, from the coding sequence ATGAAGTACTCCGAGCTCCAAAAAAAACCTCTTCGGCTTGGCTGTCATTTAACACGATATGGTGCGGGCAGCCACGAGATCTGGCGAAATCCGAAAACGGGCAGACAGGTCCCGATTCCGTATCACAGCACACGGGACATCGGGCCGAGCCTGATTTCTCGAATTCTGAAGGAACTGCACATCTCCCGGAAAGAGTTCGAGGACGCCTGA
- a CDS encoding type II toxin-antitoxin system HicB family antitoxin: MEIFDLELVIEELKDGGDYRYLATCSELPSLLVAGTTVEEIIEEAPRVASALIASMKASGDPLPDRIRRFKEFPFTSHVAVVV, encoded by the coding sequence ATGGAAATCTTTGATCTTGAACTGGTCATTGAGGAACTCAAGGACGGAGGAGATTATCGGTATCTCGCCACCTGCAGCGAACTGCCGAGTCTGCTGGTGGCGGGGACCACGGTGGAAGAGATCATCGAGGAAGCCCCGCGTGTGGCCTCGGCCCTGATCGCTTCCATGAAGGCATCCGGGGATCCGCTTCCGGACCGTATCCGGCGCTTCAAGGAATTCCCCTTCACGTCTCACGTTGCTGTGGTGGTATGA
- the lexA gene encoding transcriptional repressor LexA: MSPTRRQSEVLDFIAAFLRKRGYSPSLEEIGRGTGIASVNAVHKHVKALEREGLVRRSPHAARSVEPVGPPAEEGVELPLLGVIAAGVPLEAVENPEVLRVPADFVGRGTHFVLRVKGDSMIGECIADGDFVIVRETPSVENGEMAVVLVDGENVTLKRLYREPGGMVRLQPSNPAMEAFRFPGERVRVRGVVVGVLRKYR, from the coding sequence ATGTCCCCCACGCGGCGCCAGTCGGAAGTCCTGGATTTCATCGCGGCATTTCTCCGGAAGCGCGGCTACAGCCCCAGCCTGGAGGAGATCGGGCGGGGGACGGGGATCGCGTCCGTCAACGCCGTGCACAAGCACGTCAAGGCCCTGGAGCGGGAGGGGCTCGTCCGTCGGAGCCCGCACGCCGCCCGGAGCGTGGAGCCGGTGGGGCCGCCGGCCGAGGAGGGGGTGGAACTCCCCCTCCTGGGTGTCATCGCCGCCGGCGTGCCCCTGGAGGCGGTGGAGAACCCGGAGGTGCTCCGCGTCCCGGCGGATTTCGTGGGGCGGGGCACCCACTTCGTGCTCCGGGTGAAGGGGGATTCCATGATCGGCGAATGCATCGCCGACGGCGACTTCGTCATCGTGCGGGAGACCCCGTCCGTGGAGAACGGCGAAATGGCCGTGGTGCTGGTGGACGGCGAGAACGTCACCCTCAAGCGCCTCTACCGGGAGCCCGGCGGCATGGTGCGCCTGCAGCCGTCCAACCCGGCCATGGAGGCCTTCCGCTTCCCGGGGGAACGGGTCCGGGTGCGCGGCGTGGTGGTGGGGGTCCTGCGGAAGTATCGGTGA